One Candidatus Margulisiibacteriota bacterium genomic window carries:
- the rplQ gene encoding 50S ribosomal protein L17: MRHRNGNKKLGLPTDQRMALIRNGAKSLLEYKQVKMTATRAKEVSKYVEKIITKAKGSDDVNARREVFKLLQDKKIVDIVFKDVVDQYKERTSGYTRIVKYGIRRGDAASISVLELV; this comes from the coding sequence ATGAGACATAGAAATGGAAATAAAAAATTAGGATTACCAACAGACCAGCGAATGGCGCTAATTAGAAATGGTGCGAAGTCATTATTAGAGTATAAACAAGTAAAAATGACTGCAACAAGAGCTAAAGAAGTAAGCAAGTATGTAGAGAAAATTATTACCAAGGCAAAGGGTAGTGACGACGTAAATGCTAGAAGAGAAGTCTTTAAGTTACTTCAAGACAAGAAGATAGTAGACATAGTTTTTAAAGATGTTGTTGATCAATATAAAGAAAGAACGAGTGGTTACACTAGAATAGTTAAATATGGGATACGCCGTGGCGATGCTGCGAGCATATCAGTGCTTGAATTAGTTTAA